The sequence below is a genomic window from Microcebus murinus isolate Inina chromosome 4, M.murinus_Inina_mat1.0, whole genome shotgun sequence.
TTAttaagaagtattaataaaatattggcaATCACTTTCTCTCTGCTCATTAACCAAAAAAGCATACAATAAGCAGCTTTAAAATGCCATTCTTCCTTAAATAATCAATATTGAAAAATTGCTCATTAAACAAATTCACCATCAAAAGTCAGTTTTTACATAAATCCCAATAGAAACTTCCTTATGGAAAAATAATCTGTTTACTTCTCTCCACTCACACACAGTGATATCAGGAATTTTATTTAAGACATAAATGGACTGTGACTGTGAACAAAGTTTTTCATATCACTGGTATAATGGATGGCTTGAAAATAAATGTACCAACAGGCCTGCTGTTAGTCCAAAACGTACCTTTTATGTGAGTTAGGAAAGGCTACTATTTCCTTAAGATACTTTATTGCCAACAGTCAGAAAATtgtgataattattaataacagtgCTGAGATACTACCAGTGTAAATGGCTCCACACAGGTGGGCACAATTATACCTAGAGTTCTCTCATGGTTCCTTCTCTATTATCTTCTTTTCCTAAGTGTATCTTAACTAAATCCATATCAGAACTAAAAGTTcctttaaggcaaaaaaaaaaaaaaaaaaaaaaaaaaaaaagtgctctcAACAAAACTCCCTATATAATGACAgttaaaaatatcacaaatatgcCGCTAGTAACAATAATGATACAATTTCAATAGTAGTCCTAATTCTCTCACAAAGCTGTCTGATTTTGAGGCCATTCATATATCTTGCTCTTTCAAATGCAAACGGAACTTTTTAACTGACAGAAgtacagaaaacttaaaattcacATTAAGAATATACACACATGTTCATATATGCTTACTGACAATGCTATTTAATggttagaaaacaaataaactggACATAATCTTTCCAATTTTAAACTCTTCAGATAAGATATATGCATAAGACTTTGGCAGCTTTTACAGAAACCCACAGCTGAAAGTAGGGGCACTTCCCATATCTAGAAATGTTTATTAGCTGCATCAGAAAATCATTATCCCAGAAGTCAAGGCCAATTACTCTTCTTAATTGTGCAGAGATGAATATAATAAGCCATAACATCAGCAGACTACATTGCCAAATATAAAGAttgtttaaaatctttaaaattccaCAAACTCATGGTGAATTAGAACCTCAGAAATTCAAGAattcaaatttacaaaaataaataccactCTGACACTCAAGGGACATCTTCACTTTAAGGCCTTTGTCACAAATCTGAATCTTTATTGTtctgaaataaatgttataaacataACTAGAAACAAAAAACTTCAATATTCAGTCTAAGAAGAGGTGTGGCTCAATGCCCATCACATGTAACAAGAAAAcctcctttaaaaaaaggaaaaaaagtactaTGAGAAGTCTTTCATATGAATGAAAATGCACCCTTTAGATTTTTCTCCCTCATCTCATTAGCTTGTACACACATGGGACTCAAAAGGTTTGCACTTTCTTCACAATAGTTCTTGCTATGATGTTTGACGGACTTTTTGCCACTCAACAAATTCATCAAGAAGAACAGGCcctagaaataaacaaacaatttttGTTAGAATTCAGTGAACTCATCTTTCCAACTATAAAACAAATTCCCCATAAGCTCAGTGGTGATAGGGGCCTGACTCTTCCCTTCTCCAGGTGTTTTACTTCCAGCCACCCTTTAGCATTTAATGATGCTTTCTTATTAACCTTTTCTTTCCCCACCCTTGGAGACATAAAGGACCTTCCACAATGGGTAGCTGTAGCAACTTCCTTTTCAGGATGTGTGTCAAGAATCCTCCCATAACTTAGTCAATACTAACCTCTCCCTTTTTCTAAGTGCCCACAGCATTCTGGCATTTAATTATTAAACAATCTGAAAAGTGTTTAAGGTAGTATTTCTGTTACCTCCCCAAGAAGTGTGTAAGCTTTTTGGGGATTGGCCATATTAGAGACTTACTTTATTCCAGCGAAGGATGACAAAGCTGAACACAATACAAGTACCTAATGAATATTTTACTAATGAGCTAAGTAAGTACTATtctagaaaacatatttttattaatgcagGAGAGGTCCAAATTCATTACCTACAGAAGCCAGGTAGGTAAATGAGCTCAGTTAAAATGAGCTCagtgtttattttatgtaaatgtagGAAAAATCATTGCCACAAAGAAATATGCTTGccctatttttcttaaaacacataATCTTCTggtggtcttttttttcttcttgcttttgatAGACATATTTCGCTACTGTAGGAAAAGCAGCAGAGCAAGTATAATAATAAATGGCAGCTGAAAACAGCCTAGGAGGTACCGGCATACTGTGGACTGTCAAACTAGAAGGCAAGTTCAACACAGCCACCATTTGGCTCCAGCCTCTGATTCCTTGGAAAGAGCACAGGCGCAATTGTgtcagattttctgatttttcaacaaatctaaaagttgtatttttaaacaaaatttcccAGTTTTAAATGTTGgttcaaaatacatgaatatacaTATCTGCAGGCCATATACAGCCCTTGGGCTGACAGTTTACTGCTGCTaggtattaattctttaaaatagtattaaatattatacctTCTTGTAGGGGGAGGACACAATATACACAAGTAGAAATAGCCCCtcctcagtgttttatttcttcGGTGTCACAGAAATAGGTGCATAATTTCAGTTTAAGCATATAGAAAATGTACCTTTCCATGTAAACCTTCTgaacattaaaatgatatatgcaACCAAAATGGTGGCAGAAActgaaaacattaatttatagTTCTAGTGAATTTGGCTTGCCTAATTGATTTATCATTActtcaaaattctgttttatggCATTCTAACCTTCCCACTGAGAATGAACAGATATTTTAACTTGAAGCATTGAAAAATTGTAAATACTTCACTATCAGTTTACTCAgatcaatttataattttcagagaggttattttgtcattatttgcCATATTGTTTATGATATTAACTTTAAAGCTTTTTCAATTATAGCTGTTttgctttcacattttcaaaatcaTGACTGTACCTTTCTTCTATAAGAAAATGTCAGGAAAAACAGGAGTAAAGCATAAATGTACTTTCTAGAtgcagaaattaaatttaaatttagcaaCGTTTAGTTActgaattaaaaacatttcatttaccAACACAGATCTTATAATACTGCAGACTCTAAACTCTCTACCTCTCTTATATCCCCTCACATGATTAATAAAAGTTACtgttgaaaagtttaaaattttatgccAACGCTACACaaatatatactttcatttaatatttttagaaattgtatTTTCATAGGAACACTGTATATTATACTTACAAGCACCATCTTCATCGTAGTTACTAAGATCGGCATGAACTGTTCTGCTAAATTCTAATACATTGTACCACTGATCTTTGTTCATAACACGATACTTCGATTGCTGtggaaaatgatttaaatatttggaTTACAGAACCAATATTACTTATTAAGGCTTGACTTTAGTAAATTTAGTTATAActttttttgtgattttgtttttcccaaagcatttattcttgttttaattaaattatttgcaCTTCTAAGAGATTCCTGAAGGGCATTaacatcatggatttttttttcctttactttgctTACATTTTTGAGGAATAGTAGGAGTATCAAGGGTACTAATACTAAGGATAAAActcaatgaatttttacatttgtatataCTTGCATAACCACCAAGATCAAGATACATAACAGTTTCTATATCCAGTAAGTTCCCTTGTGCTGCTTCCTAGCAAATCATTTCTTtgcataaaatttactatttagcCACATTTTGAGGATGGTATCTTTGGAGGCAGTGGGAAAAGTATaggcttgggttcaaatcccacctttGCCACTTAACTgagtgaccttgagaaagttacGAAAGAACAGAACACATTTCTCCTCATTTGCTAAATGGAGATAAAACTTAATTCAAAATTctgttataaagattaaagaagataatttatGCCAAACAGCCTGCACATAACAagtgtttgaaaatatttagttGGTCTTCTCAGCTGCCCATAGagtggaatatttttatattcaattaaatttattttttcccaaaactactaagaaaaaagtagatactatccatcaaaaatatttattttattgggcTTAAAGATTTAATTGTGCACAAAACTCATTCACACAAGACCTTTATTCTCTCTTATCATAAGCTTTAAATAAAACTACTCTGGAGAACTTGCTATGACAAGCAATCAGCTTTATGGAATTATTTCCAAAGGGAAAAGAATCTGTATCCAAGAAATGGTGAGAACTaaaccaaaaaaaccctaaaattaaaAGGgcacaaaaacatatataaaactagatacaatagaaaaaagaataacacCTTCTTAGAATCACTTCCTCTATTAGATGCCATGATAAATCTTCTAAAGGAACATTTCCTAAACTCAGCATACTTTTAGTAACCagtatttaacacattaactgccatgtgagttgtacttaactcacactagttttgagcccgggtcctcatgaagcatatataactcacatgtctctttaccttgggaacTGCATGGTACACAGGCAACTCACGCTGCCATGCTGTAGCACATGTTATGTGATAGATGGCCCCCTAGGCAAAACCCTgaagttggtttgtgaaaatcttacttgctgATGTTCTTATTATTACAATTCATagtgacaatttaattctaaaaacgtggagtaagtgaatagaaatcaataaatttcattttcctatttatgtttacctttaaattacacttaagcctgacaagtcaagaaaaacactttacccTTACAAAGTACTTTTCAAGTTTTCACATTGCTTTTTATAATACTAactttcaagtttttatattacttttttattaaaaaaacacaaaaagcaataaaaaataaatttttcattaaatttgaaagGATCGTtgtgttttagaagtttttattctatttttgtaataaaacattgtggcccccaggaaaaaaaaattttttctagtgtaaCAGTCAGTGTATTAAGCATATACTATTATAGCCATTCTCAGATTTATGGCCATAAGCTATTAATAGCCTTACTCTATTCTTCATATTGACCTTAAGTAGAAGAGGAAAGTTTTATTACTAAATTAGTTCTCTTATGTGCATTTCAGCCTAAGACCCTGTATAACGACAGAAAGAAACCAGATTCAGAAGCTTGAGATTTATGTGCTGGTATCAATTCTCTCTGGACAAAAACCCCAGAAACTAGTTTTGCATGAAGAATGCCtgtgctaaaatatatttattggagGTTTTatgttgtgtgcatgtgttttgtgtgtgtaggTAGAATGAAAATATCTtatgtacaaaatatattaataaacatgaACTAAAATGTCCAGAAGTGACAAGAGATATAcgcattttaacaaaattttgtcTACTCAAGTAGATTTCTTAAAAGTACaatattaaaaatctgtttgtttcttaattaaaagtatattttttaatcagattaacttttaaaataatatttcaaaatttaaaaacatacctcCAGGTACTGGTAAAATACTGAAAACAGTGGCCATGTCCTCCCAAGCAGAAGAGCTAACATAGATTTAGCAGTATCAATATCAAGGCTTCTTTGATCTTTATCCTAGAATATAAGTGAAAAAATTTTCATAAGTGTGGTTTCAAGATGAAAAGCTATTAAAACAACTAAACATGGAAACTGCACCTACCCTTGCAAAATCAAAGGCATAtctgtagatatttttaaacGATGAAATATCATTCAACTGTGAGCGCAAAAAGTCAAATTTGTTCTGTAACTTTTCTGTGCAGTCACaccttaaatgaaaaaaaaaatcaaacaaattatataatcaaaaaaattaaataaaggcaTCACTGAGGGTTAGAAGAAATGTACTTAAGAAGAAAGTGAGTGCATTTATGAAGTTAAAATTCCCTGATTCACAAATTTAGAGTAACAAACAAATTTATTGCTTGCATCTcacaatgcaataaaaaaaaggaCAAGGGTGGGAGAAGAAAAAACCTAGCAAACAATGAAAGTTCACTCCAATgacttttcttcaaaaaaaaaaatacaactcaaaaaaaattccaataaattcatcaatatttcttaaaaagagatgtattaaaatatgcttttatcacatataaagttaaaaaatggcAGAGCACATGCAATCAATCAGGCATCTGTCTCATATTTCTCTGGAGAGTTCTTAGGCAACAGCTTGGTGAAAGAGATTAGACATGAATGGTTTTAAAAGTTCAGGATATAACacagaggaaatgaaattaatacattatattaaatatttcagtcaTAAATCCAGATTCCTAcatttttaatgaacaaaaagtCAATCACTGAAAGCACCTAACTTCAAATAAGTTACATATGCAAAACATGCAAACAGTAAGTTATTTCTAAAgacaaaacattaaatataaggAGCTAAGGGAAGACTCAAAAATCTTGACTGGCTTTCCAACTCCCAGTGGGTTGATAAATTCCATTATTTAGGCAGAAGCAAGGCAGATAAAGCCTTTCACAATTTGGCACAAATCTCCGGTCTCATCTCCTGCCATTTCCCAATATCCTTATCGTGCTCTAATTATATTCACTTACCATTCCCAAATGCCACAGCTATGCTTTAGCACATATATTTCCTCTACTTGAAATGTTCCCACCAACATTCTGACAAAATATTATTCACCAAGGCCTAACTCACACTTTGCCACCTCTGAGGGACCATCTGACTCCCTCTCAATAAAATGACTATCACACTCAAAACTAAATTATGGTACTCATCATGTTCTACAGATACCCAGCATTATCAGACTTTCACTATTCTAAATTAATGATGTGAAGGTCTATGATGTGTAGtaacttataattttattaaagtataaacattttgaacAAATTTCTAGTATCAATTAAAACTTGCATTTCTAGAAAAAGCCAATTTGGTCACGTACCTGTTTTACACATTGctagattattttttcctatgttccTAAGTGAGGCTAGTTTGTAAATTTCAGTTTTAGACACCCTCCTTACTAGTTTTGATAACAAGCTTGTAGTATAAGtctcagaaaatgaaatgaatattattaccatttttttgtttgcttgttttctgagAAAGTTTATATAGCCTTGGAATTAGCATTTGTCTCAACTTAGATGAAAAGTCATCTAGGGCTTTTTAtttgagagaaggaaagaaagacttaACTAAATCAATATTCTGAATGGTTACAGGACCATTGAGATTTTGTATCTCTTTTTGAATGTCTTGGTAACTTATAAATTTCCAATAATTAGATTATTtcacatattcttttatttaaatatgttcactaaaaatatttatatcattttctaatCTGcattaacattatttatttttgccttctcaCTGTTTCTCTTGACCAATCTTGccagaatttaattcatttaataaatcatttatgACTACAGATTTCTCTCTTAGTACAACTTTAGCTGAaaccacaaattttgataagtatTACTGCTTTTATTATTCACTTGTAAATGACATTTTGACAAGAGTTCTTTTGGAGGAGTGGTAGGGATAAAATCTTACTGGAATAGGTTtaagagagaatgagaagagagaaactGGAGAAAACAAGTattgataaataatttcaaagaatttgGTTCTAAAATGGCATGGAGAggccgggcatggaggctcatggctgcaatcctagcactctgggaggtcgaggtgaatggattgtttaagctcaggaggtcgagaccagcctgaccaagagtgagaccttatctctactaaaaatagaaagaaattagctggacaactaaaaatatatacagagaaaaaattagccaggcatggtggcgcatgcctgtagtctcatctactcgggaggctgaggcaggaggatcgcttgagcccaggagtttgaggtttgctgtgagttaggctgacgccacagcactctagcctaggcaagagagtatgactctgtctcaaaatgaatcaatcaataaaatggCACAGAGAAAGGAGGCACTAACTTGAGTGGGATGAAGggggtagaattttaaaaaaaaattttttttatagataaaataactTCTACTTCCAGGAAGATAGAATAAATgtacttttccttctctctcttagGGACAACTAAAATCCCTGgatattacatataaaacaaacataagactCTGAAAGGTAGAGACCTGTGGAACAATATAGTAGTGAGTTCCTGGGTTTCTTTTTGCCTCACATATCCCAAACTTGGAGGTGAAGAAGCCAACAAACCAGAAACACCAATGGGGACAGACAAAAAGCCCCAACAAAAACCTGGTTTTCCTCTAGCCAAAAGACCAAGGAAGGAGCAGCTTAGCATGAcacaaaacttttagaaaataaacactCACTTCAATCAAACACCACCTAAAAAACTATGGCCCAACTCCCACCAATGCCACCAAAGACTGAATGGGGACCTAACATGTCCACTCATAGCAAGATAAAATGAAGCCTCTCTCTCAACGCCTGCAGTGTTTGGTGGAAATCACATGGAGAATGTGAACTTCTATTCCTAGCAGGTAGTAATAAGCAGCCAATCCTCCTCTGCCCAAGGGTGGTGCAGAGGTAGTGAAGAATCAGGACTTTCACCATCACCCAGCAGTAACAAGGCTACCCCCAGTAGTATCAGTGGAGGCAATGTGAGAAACATTAATCAGGTACTCCTACCTGTTTTTAGACAAGTGGAGGCTTACTGGGAACCTGGAACTTTCACCCCTGTCCAGCAATCATAAGGAACATCCCCCTCCATGGATGCCAATGGATGCAGAGTAGAAACTTTATTTTCTACCTGTAGTTGGCAGTAATAAGGTGACAGTCCTGACTTTTTTTTGCCAGAGTGGCCCTTATAGTAAGCTAGCTTAACACAGaaggtttaaataagatccagaatTTCATAACATAATACCCAAAATGTCCAGGtttctattaaaacaaacaaacaaacaaacacctctTATCATACCAAGAACCAAGATCTCAAATAGAATCCAAAAATTCAACCAACAGATGCAAACACCAAAATGAGAGAGGTTTAGAATTATCTGacagattttaaaacaactatcataaaaatgctttaacAAGTAATTAAGAACacaatgaaacaaatgaaaaaatagaaagtctcagAGAGAAAgtctaaggaaaaaaacataagatataaaaaagaaccaaaaggaaatttttggcTGAGCACAGTAGGTcccgcctataattctagcactctgggagggctgaggcaggattgcttgaggtcaggatttaaagaccagcctgagcaagagtaagatcctgtccccactaaaaatagaaaaattagctgggcattgtggtacaCAGAGTTGTTCATAGTGTACTCCCTTACAATCCTTTTTATGTGTGGCTCTGTAAtgatatctgtatttttattcctgatcttgataatttttgtcttttttcaatgTTGCTAAAGACTTGTCAATTTTATTGTATTGTCAAagctctttgtttcattgatttttctctgttttctgttttcaatttcaataatttctgttcttatttaCTTTCTCCTGctgctttattttgttctttttcagggTTCTAAAGGTATGAGCTTAGTACTACCTTGAtagtaaaaacagacaaatacaaaaaaaaagaaagaaagaaaaaccacataaTTGTATCATTTAATGTAGAAAAAGTATCAAAAAATTTaatatccattcatgataaaaccctcaggaaaaaagaaatagaggggAGTGTCCTCAACTTAATAAAGAATTATCAACAAGTAACTTACAAAGCTAACAATAGTGTAAAACTGAATGTTTTCCCTCTATGGTAGGGAACAGGAAAAGATGTCTACTCTCATTACTCTTATTCAGCATAGTAGTAGAAGTTCTAACCAATGCAGTAAGTCAAAGTaaataaaagacaca
It includes:
- the DCUN1D5 gene encoding DCN1-like protein 5 isoform X1; its protein translation is MPVKKKRKSPGVAAAVAEDGGLKKCKISSYCRSQPPARLISGDEHFSSKKCLAWFYEYAGPDEVVGPEGMEKFCEDIGVEPENIIMLVLAWKLEAESMGFFTKEEWLKGMTSLQCDCTEKLQNKFDFLRSQLNDISSFKNIYRYAFDFARDKDQRSLDIDTAKSMLALLLGRTWPLFSVFYQYLEQSKYRVMNKDQWYNVLEFSRTVHADLSNYDEDGAWPVLLDEFVEWQKVRQTS
- the DCUN1D5 gene encoding DCN1-like protein 5 isoform X2 translates to MCDCTEKLQNKFDFLRSQLNDISSFKNIYRYAFDFARDKDQRSLDIDTAKSMLALLLGRTWPLFSVFYQYLEQSKYRVMNKDQWYNVLEFSRTVHADLSNYDEDGAWPVLLDEFVEWQKVRQTS